In Bubalus kerabau isolate K-KA32 ecotype Philippines breed swamp buffalo chromosome 4, PCC_UOA_SB_1v2, whole genome shotgun sequence, one DNA window encodes the following:
- the RHOBTB2 gene encoding rho-related BTB domain-containing protein 2 isoform X2 yields MDSDMDYERPNVETIKCVVVGDNAVGKTRLICARACNATLTQYQLLATHVPTVWAIDQYRVCQEVLERSRDVVDDVSVSLRLWDTFGDHHKDRRFAYGRSDVVVLCFSIANPNSLHHVKTMWYPEIKHFCPRAPVILVGCQLDLRYADLDAVNRARRPLARPIKPNEILPPEKGREVAKELGIPYYETSVVAQFGIKDVFDNAIRAALISRRHLQFWKSHLRNVQRPLLQAPFLPPKPPPPLIVVPDPPSSSEECPAHLLEDPLCADVILVLQERVRIFAHKIYLSTSSSKFYDLFLMDLSEGELGGPSGSGGPHSEDHRGHPDQHHHHHHHLHHHHGRDFLLRAASFDVCESVEEGGGSGPVGLRASTSDGILRGNGTGYLPGRGRVLSSWSRAFVSIQEEMTEDPLTYKSRLMVVVKMDNSIQPGPFRAVLKYLYTGELDENERDLMHIAHIAELLEVFDLRMMVANILNNEAFMNQEITKAFHVRRTNRVKECLAKGTFSDVTFILDDGTISAHKPLLISSCDWMAAMFGGPFVESSTREVVFPYTSKSCMRAVLEYLYTGMFTSSPDLDDMKLIILANRLCLPHLVALTEQYTVTGLMEATQMMVDIDGDVLVFLELAQFHCAYQLADWCLHHICTNYNNVCRKFPRDMKAMSPENQQYFEKHRWPPVWYLKEEDHYQRARKEREKEDYLHLKRQPKRRWLFWNSPSSASSSAASSASPSSSSAVV; encoded by the exons ATGGATTCTGACATGGATTATGAAAGGCCAAACGTAGAGACCATCAAGTGCGTGGTGGTGGGGGACAACGCTGTGGGCAAGACCAGGCTTATCTGTGCCCGGGCCTGCAATGCCACCCTCACCCAGTACCAGCTGCTTGCCACCCACGTGCCCACGGTTTGGGCCATTGACCAGTATCGGGTATGCCAAGAG gtgCTGGAACGTTCCCGAGATGTGGTAGACGATGTGAGCGTGTCTCTCCGCCTCTGGGATACCTTCGGAGACCACCACAAAGACCGGCGCTTTGCTTATGGGAG ATCTGATGTGGTGGTTCTGTGCTTCTCCATTGCCAACCCCAACTCTCTCCACCATGTCAAGACCATGTGGTACCCAGAAATCAAGCACTTCTGCCCCCGAGCACCTGTCATCTTGGTGGGCTGCCAGCTGGACCTGCGTTACGCTGACCTGGACGCTGTCAATAGGGCCAGGAGACCCTTGGCTAG GCCCATCAAGCCCAATGAGATCcttcccccggagaagggccGAGAGGTGGCCAAGGAGCTGGGTATCCCCTACTACGAGACGAGCGTGGTGGCGCAGTTCGGTATCAAGGATGTCTTCGACAACGCCATCCGGGCAGCGCTTATCTCCCGCCGGCACCTGCAGTTCTGGAAGTCCCACCTCCGCAATGTGCAGCGGCCCCTGCTGCAGGCGCCTTTCCTGCCCCCCAAGCCGCCGCCCCCACTCATTGTGGTGCCTGACCCCCCCTCCAGCAGTGAGGAgtgccctgcccacctcctggAGGACCCGCTGTGTGCAGACGTCATCCTTGTGCTTCAGGAGCGGGTGCGCATCTTCGCCCACAAGATCTACCTCTCCACATCCTCCTCCAAGTTCTACGACCTGTTCCTCATGGACCtgagtgagggggagctggggggaCCCTCGGGGTCAGGGGGTCCCCACTCAGAGGACCACCGGGGTCACCCTgatcaacaccaccaccatcaccaccacctccaccaccaccatggccGGGACTTCCTGCTCCGGGCAGCCAGCTTTGACGTGTGTGAGAGCGTGGAGGAGGGCGGGGGCTCTGGGCCTGTTGGGCTCCGGGCATCCACCAGCGACGGGATCTTACGGGGCAATGGGACAGGGTACCTGCCTGGGCGGGGTCGAGTGCTGTCCTCCTGGAGCCGAGCCTTTGTGAGCATCCAGGAAGAGATGACAGAAGACCCACTGACTTATAAATCCcggctgatggtggtggtgaaaatGGACAACTCCATCCAGCCAGGGCCGTTCCGGGCTGTTCTCAAGTACCTGTACACGGGGGAGCTGGACGAGAATGAGCGAGACCTCATGCACATCGCCCACATTGCTGAACTGCTTGAGGTCTTTGATCTGCGCATGATGGTGGCCAACATCCTCAACAACGAGGCCTTCATGAACCAGGAGATCACCAAGGCCTTCCATGTCCGCCGGACCAACCGGGTTAAGGAGTGCTTGGCCAAAGGTACCTTCTCAG ATGTGACCTTCATCCTGGATGATGGCACCATCAGCGCCCACAAGCCCCTGTTGATTTCTAGCTGTGACTGGATGGCTGCCATGTTTGGGGGGCCATTTGTGGAGAGTTCCACCAGGGAG GTGGTATTTCCTTACACAAGCAAGAGCTGCATGCGGGCCGTGCTGGAGTACCTGTACACTGGCATGTTCACCTCCAGCCCCGACCTGGACGACATGAAACTCATCATCCTGGCCAACCGCCTCTGCCTGCCGCACTTGGTCGCCCTCACAG aGCAGTACACAGTGACTGGGCTGATGGAAGCAACTCAGATGATGGTGGACATCGACGGGGACGTCCTTGTGTTCCTGGAACTGGCTCAG TTCCACTGTGCGTACCAGTTGGCTGACTGGTGTCTTCACCACATCTGCACCAACTACAACAATGTGTGTCGCAAGTTCCCCCGAGACATGAAGGCCATGTCCCCAG AAAACcagcagtatttcgagaaacacCGGTGGCCACCCGTCTGGTACCTGAAGGAGGAAGACCACTACCAGCGGGCCCGGAAGGAGCGTGAGAAGGAGGACTATCTGCACCTGAAGCGGCAGCCCAAGCGGCGCTGGCTGTTCTGGAATAGTCCGTCCTCTGCGTCCTCTTCGGCCGCCTCCTCGGcgtccccatcctcctcctcggCTGTGGTCTGA
- the RHOBTB2 gene encoding rho-related BTB domain-containing protein 2 isoform X1, producing the protein MDSDMDYERPNVETIKCVVVGDNAVGKTRLICARACNATLTQYQLLATHVPTVWAIDQYRVCQEVLERSRDVVDDVSVSLRLWDTFGDHHKDRRFAYGRSDVVVLCFSIANPNSLHHVKTMWYPEIKHFCPRAPVILVGCQLDLRYADLDAVNRARRPLARPIKPNEILPPEKGREVAKELGIPYYETSVVAQFGIKDVFDNAIRAALISRRHLQFWKSHLRNVQRPLLQAPFLPPKPPPPLIVVPDPPSSSEECPAHLLEDPLCADVILVLQERVRIFAHKIYLSTSSSKFYDLFLMDLSEGELGGPSGSGGPHSEDHRGHPDQHHHHHHHLHHHHGRDFLLRAASFDVCESVEEGGGSGPVGLRASTSDGILRGNGTGYLPGRGRVLSSWSRAFVSIQEEMTEDPLTYKSRLMVVVKMDNSIQPGPFRAVLKYLYTGELDENERDLMHIAHIAELLEVFDLRMMVANILNNEAFMNQEITKAFHVRRTNRVKECLAKGTFSDVTFILDDGTISAHKPLLISSCDWMAAMFGGPFVESSTREVVFPYTSKSCMRAVLEYLYTGMFTSSPDLDDMKLIILANRLCLPHLVALTEQYTVTGLMEATQMMVDIDGDVLVFLELAQFHCAYQLADWCLHHICTNYNNVCRKFPRDMKAMSPGEHPQRHLSPPSPWVQASDPGCPEAAKDPCGWGVACKHAPSPAEGVLEKALVGRAAPPPRPAGDLGQFTLPL; encoded by the exons ATGGATTCTGACATGGATTATGAAAGGCCAAACGTAGAGACCATCAAGTGCGTGGTGGTGGGGGACAACGCTGTGGGCAAGACCAGGCTTATCTGTGCCCGGGCCTGCAATGCCACCCTCACCCAGTACCAGCTGCTTGCCACCCACGTGCCCACGGTTTGGGCCATTGACCAGTATCGGGTATGCCAAGAG gtgCTGGAACGTTCCCGAGATGTGGTAGACGATGTGAGCGTGTCTCTCCGCCTCTGGGATACCTTCGGAGACCACCACAAAGACCGGCGCTTTGCTTATGGGAG ATCTGATGTGGTGGTTCTGTGCTTCTCCATTGCCAACCCCAACTCTCTCCACCATGTCAAGACCATGTGGTACCCAGAAATCAAGCACTTCTGCCCCCGAGCACCTGTCATCTTGGTGGGCTGCCAGCTGGACCTGCGTTACGCTGACCTGGACGCTGTCAATAGGGCCAGGAGACCCTTGGCTAG GCCCATCAAGCCCAATGAGATCcttcccccggagaagggccGAGAGGTGGCCAAGGAGCTGGGTATCCCCTACTACGAGACGAGCGTGGTGGCGCAGTTCGGTATCAAGGATGTCTTCGACAACGCCATCCGGGCAGCGCTTATCTCCCGCCGGCACCTGCAGTTCTGGAAGTCCCACCTCCGCAATGTGCAGCGGCCCCTGCTGCAGGCGCCTTTCCTGCCCCCCAAGCCGCCGCCCCCACTCATTGTGGTGCCTGACCCCCCCTCCAGCAGTGAGGAgtgccctgcccacctcctggAGGACCCGCTGTGTGCAGACGTCATCCTTGTGCTTCAGGAGCGGGTGCGCATCTTCGCCCACAAGATCTACCTCTCCACATCCTCCTCCAAGTTCTACGACCTGTTCCTCATGGACCtgagtgagggggagctggggggaCCCTCGGGGTCAGGGGGTCCCCACTCAGAGGACCACCGGGGTCACCCTgatcaacaccaccaccatcaccaccacctccaccaccaccatggccGGGACTTCCTGCTCCGGGCAGCCAGCTTTGACGTGTGTGAGAGCGTGGAGGAGGGCGGGGGCTCTGGGCCTGTTGGGCTCCGGGCATCCACCAGCGACGGGATCTTACGGGGCAATGGGACAGGGTACCTGCCTGGGCGGGGTCGAGTGCTGTCCTCCTGGAGCCGAGCCTTTGTGAGCATCCAGGAAGAGATGACAGAAGACCCACTGACTTATAAATCCcggctgatggtggtggtgaaaatGGACAACTCCATCCAGCCAGGGCCGTTCCGGGCTGTTCTCAAGTACCTGTACACGGGGGAGCTGGACGAGAATGAGCGAGACCTCATGCACATCGCCCACATTGCTGAACTGCTTGAGGTCTTTGATCTGCGCATGATGGTGGCCAACATCCTCAACAACGAGGCCTTCATGAACCAGGAGATCACCAAGGCCTTCCATGTCCGCCGGACCAACCGGGTTAAGGAGTGCTTGGCCAAAGGTACCTTCTCAG ATGTGACCTTCATCCTGGATGATGGCACCATCAGCGCCCACAAGCCCCTGTTGATTTCTAGCTGTGACTGGATGGCTGCCATGTTTGGGGGGCCATTTGTGGAGAGTTCCACCAGGGAG GTGGTATTTCCTTACACAAGCAAGAGCTGCATGCGGGCCGTGCTGGAGTACCTGTACACTGGCATGTTCACCTCCAGCCCCGACCTGGACGACATGAAACTCATCATCCTGGCCAACCGCCTCTGCCTGCCGCACTTGGTCGCCCTCACAG aGCAGTACACAGTGACTGGGCTGATGGAAGCAACTCAGATGATGGTGGACATCGACGGGGACGTCCTTGTGTTCCTGGAACTGGCTCAG TTCCACTGTGCGTACCAGTTGGCTGACTGGTGTCTTCACCACATCTGCACCAACTACAACAATGTGTGTCGCAAGTTCCCCCGAGACATGAAGGCCATGTCCCCAGGTGAGCATCCCCAGCGGCATTTGTCGCCTCCCTCTCCTTGGGTCCAAGCCTCTGACCCAGGGTGCCCAGAGGCTGCCAAAGACCCCTGTGGGTGGGGAGTAGCCTGCAAACATGCACCCAGCCCAGCGGAGGGGGTCCTGGAAAAAGCGCTGGTGGGGAGGGCggcccccccgccccggcccgccgGAGACCTTGGGCAATTCACTCTGCCCCTCTGA